The sequence below is a genomic window from Sphingomonas crusticola.
TCATGTCCTCAAGACCGTGATGTGGGAGGGGCGGGAACGACGCTTCCACGAAATCCTGTGGGAGGAGCGGCGCATTTGGGGCGCAACCGCGAACATGATCGTTAATCTGGCCCGACGGCTGGAAGCCGCCGCGACATGATCCTTCCGGATGCGGCCTGGCGGGACCAGCCCGATCTGGTGCGGCTGACCGAGGCGCTCGGCAGCGGCGACGGGCTCGTGCGCTATGTCGGCGGCGCGGTGCGGGACACCTTACTAGGCCTGCCCGTCTCCGACCTGGATCTCGCAACCTCGCTGTCACCCGAGGAAGTTTCGCGCCGCGTGCGCTCGATCGGGCTCAAAGCAGTGCCGACCGGGATCGCCCATGGCACAGTAACAGCAGTGCTGCCGCACGGGCCCGTCGAGGTAACGACGCTGAGACGGGACGTCACGACCGATGGCCGCAGGGCGACGGTCGCCTTCACCGACGATTGGCGCGAAGATGCGGCCCGCCGCGACTTCACCATCAACGCGCTGTCGGCCGATCCCGTTACCGGCGAGATCCACGATTATTTCGGGGGCGTGGCCGACGTGGCGCTTGGCCTGGTGCGCTTCATTGGCGATCCGCTCGCACGTATCGCTGAGGATCATCTGCGCATCCTGCGCTTCTTCCGCTTCCACGCGCGCTTCGGCCGTGGCGGCGTGGATCGGGCGGGGCTCATGGCCTGTGCGGCAAGGGCCAACGACCTGATGGCCTTGTCACGCGAGCGAATCGCGCAGGAATTACTCAAGTTGCTGGACGTGACCGATCCCACATCGACCGTCGCCCTAATGGTCGAACACGGGATCTTCGCGCCGGTCCTGCCCGAAGTCGATGGCGACAGCG
It includes:
- a CDS encoding CCA tRNA nucleotidyltransferase; amino-acid sequence: MILPDAAWRDQPDLVRLTEALGSGDGLVRYVGGAVRDTLLGLPVSDLDLATSLSPEEVSRRVRSIGLKAVPTGIAHGTVTAVLPHGPVEVTTLRRDVTTDGRRATVAFTDDWREDAARRDFTINALSADPVTGEIHDYFGGVADVALGLVRFIGDPLARIAEDHLRILRFFRFHARFGRGGVDRAGLMACAARANDLMALSRERIAQELLKLLDVTDPTSTVALMVEHGIFAPVLPEVDGDSVARLARLVAREGASGGDAVRRLAALLPADPTIAEQVAARLKLSNNQRKRLMLAAEPGEPEPARLLAHAIGVTAARDRLLLRSDDPTAGLAQLYGWTPPRLPIGGGDLVKLGLTAGPIVAATLHAIERRWVDEGFPEKARVMAIADEEVAQVRRR